In the Azospirillum formosense genome, one interval contains:
- a CDS encoding MetQ/NlpA family ABC transporter substrate-binding protein: MKAFLTSIAAAALLTVSTGAGAAALKLGVSAGPYGEILEYTAKIAAKEGLKAEVIEFTDWNMPNAALQSGDIDANNFQHQPFLDNQIKQRGYEIVPVAKSIVVPMGIYAKKVQSLADLKEGASVSIPNDPTNGARALFLLAKAGVIGLKDGAGLTTSIADIASNPKKIKLVELDAAQLPRSLDDVDASVITLNYAVLAGLSPKTALVLEDDQSKWHLVWAVRKDRAEDPAIKRFIELYRSAEVRDFINTRFNGTIIPTW; this comes from the coding sequence GTGAAAGCCTTTCTGACGTCCATTGCCGCCGCCGCCCTTCTCACAGTCTCCACCGGCGCCGGCGCCGCGGCCCTGAAGCTCGGCGTGTCTGCCGGCCCCTATGGCGAGATCCTGGAATACACGGCGAAGATCGCCGCCAAGGAGGGGCTGAAGGCGGAGGTGATCGAGTTCACCGATTGGAACATGCCCAACGCCGCGCTCCAGTCCGGCGACATCGACGCCAACAACTTCCAGCACCAGCCCTTCCTCGACAACCAGATCAAGCAGCGCGGCTACGAGATCGTGCCGGTCGCCAAGAGCATCGTCGTGCCCATGGGCATCTACGCGAAGAAGGTCCAATCGCTGGCCGACCTGAAGGAGGGGGCCAGCGTCTCCATCCCCAACGACCCGACCAACGGCGCCCGCGCCCTGTTCCTGCTGGCCAAGGCCGGGGTGATCGGGCTGAAGGACGGGGCGGGCCTCACCACCTCCATCGCCGACATCGCGTCCAACCCGAAGAAGATCAAGCTGGTGGAGCTGGACGCCGCCCAGCTTCCGCGCTCGCTGGACGACGTGGACGCCTCGGTCATCACGCTGAACTACGCGGTCCTGGCCGGGCTGAGCCCGAAGACCGCCCTGGTTCTGGAGGACGACCAGTCGAAATGGCACCTCGTCTGGGCCGTCCGCAAGGACCGCGCCGAGGATCCGGCGATCAAGCGCTTCATCGAGCTGTACCGCTCCGCCGAGGTGCGGGACTTCATCAACACGCGCTTCAACGGCACCATCATCCCGACCTGGTGA
- a CDS encoding acyl-CoA synthetase, which translates to MTGPFSRTASIFDRGLAPDPANHVPLSPLSFLKRAAKVYPDKPAIVHGRRTITYAQFHDRVRRFAGALQRAGVGRGDTVSVLAPNVPALLEAHYAVPLAGAVLNALNTRLDAAAIAFILDHSETKLLIVDRELSPVAKAALARTERPVTLVEIADEQVPDAPSLGAVEYEDFLAAADPAPWRGPDDEWQAIALNYTSGTTGNPKGVVYHHRGAYLNALGNAFTLNVRPDSVFLWTLPMFHCNGWTYSWAVTAAGGTHVCLRRVEPAAIFDAIAELGVTHLCGAPIVLNMLIHAPASVRRPAPRPVVVGTGGAAPPSAVLAGMAALGFEVVHMYGLTECYGPATVCAPQDGWGALDADGLALQFARQGVNHVAVEDATVLDRESGRPVPADAQTIGEIALRGNTVMKGYLKNPAATREALKDGWFRTGDLGVLHPDGYIEVKDRSKDIIISGGENISSLEVEEALYRHPAVLEAAVVARPDDRWGESPCAFVTVKPGAARPSESDIIQWCRDRIAHYKVPRTVVFSDLPKTSTGKIQKTVLRDAARGLGARREAKSV; encoded by the coding sequence ATGACCGGCCCGTTCAGCCGCACCGCCTCGATCTTCGACCGCGGTCTCGCCCCCGACCCTGCGAACCACGTCCCGCTCAGCCCCCTCAGCTTCCTGAAGCGCGCGGCGAAGGTCTATCCGGACAAGCCGGCTATCGTCCACGGCCGCCGGACCATCACCTACGCGCAGTTCCACGACCGGGTGCGGCGCTTCGCCGGGGCGCTGCAGCGGGCCGGGGTGGGGCGCGGCGACACGGTGTCGGTGCTGGCGCCCAACGTCCCGGCGCTGCTGGAGGCCCATTACGCGGTGCCGCTGGCCGGCGCGGTGCTGAACGCGCTGAACACGCGGCTGGACGCCGCGGCCATCGCCTTCATCCTGGACCACAGCGAAACGAAGCTCCTGATCGTAGACCGCGAGCTGTCTCCGGTCGCCAAGGCGGCGCTCGCCCGGACGGAGCGCCCCGTCACGCTGGTGGAGATCGCCGACGAGCAGGTGCCCGACGCCCCGTCGCTGGGTGCCGTGGAGTATGAGGACTTCCTCGCCGCCGCCGACCCGGCCCCCTGGCGCGGGCCGGACGACGAATGGCAGGCCATCGCGCTCAACTACACCAGCGGCACCACCGGCAACCCCAAGGGCGTCGTCTACCACCACCGCGGCGCCTATCTGAACGCGCTGGGCAACGCCTTCACCCTGAACGTCCGTCCCGACAGTGTCTTCCTGTGGACGCTGCCGATGTTCCACTGCAACGGCTGGACCTACAGCTGGGCCGTCACCGCCGCGGGCGGCACCCATGTCTGCCTGCGCCGGGTGGAGCCGGCGGCGATCTTCGACGCCATCGCCGAGTTGGGCGTCACCCATCTGTGCGGCGCGCCGATCGTGCTGAACATGCTGATCCACGCCCCGGCGTCGGTGCGGCGGCCAGCCCCCCGCCCTGTCGTCGTGGGAACCGGCGGCGCCGCCCCGCCCTCCGCGGTCCTTGCCGGCATGGCGGCGCTGGGCTTCGAGGTGGTGCACATGTACGGGCTGACCGAATGCTACGGCCCGGCCACCGTCTGCGCCCCGCAGGACGGCTGGGGGGCTCTTGACGCCGACGGGCTGGCGCTGCAGTTCGCGCGGCAGGGGGTGAACCATGTCGCGGTGGAGGACGCCACCGTGCTCGACCGCGAGAGCGGCCGGCCGGTTCCCGCCGACGCCCAGACCATCGGCGAGATCGCGCTGCGCGGCAACACGGTGATGAAGGGCTATCTGAAGAACCCGGCGGCGACGAGGGAGGCGCTGAAGGACGGCTGGTTCCGCACCGGGGATCTGGGCGTGCTGCACCCCGACGGCTATATCGAGGTGAAGGACCGCAGCAAGGACATCATCATATCCGGCGGCGAGAACATCTCGTCCCTGGAGGTGGAGGAAGCGTTGTACCGGCATCCCGCCGTTCTGGAGGCCGCCGTGGTCGCCCGCCCCGACGACCGTTGGGGGGAGAGCCCCTGCGCCTTCGTGACGGTGAAGCCCGGCGCGGCGCGCCCCTCTGAGTCCGACATAATTCAATGGTGCCGCGACCGCATTGCGCACTACAAGGTGCCGCGCACCGTCGTGTTCAGCGACCTGCCGAAGACATCGACCGGTAAAATCCAGAAGACCGTCCTGCGCGACGCGGCCCGCGGTCTGGGCGCACGTCGGGAGGCCAAGAGCGTATGA
- a CDS encoding aldose epimerase family protein yields MTPYADLRREDFRATIDGTPTDLFTLRNHRGMVVRITNYGCKIVQILAPDHDGALGDVVQGYETLEQTMAGQPSMGSFIGRYCGRIGGGRFTLDGVEHRTAVNAPPNTLHGGQRGSRFRTFNARQLDETSLELTHVLQDGEEGFPGTLPVRLVYALDEDNALTIAWTAVAADKATVANFTDHSFFNLSGDAGSSILDHVATVNGGRYLALDATAVPTGELVNVTGTPLDFRSPTAFGARIGADHPMLALGKGYDLHYAVDKPEGALGLHARVVHPGSGRVLEVLSTEPGVQVYTGNFLDGQTPRDLGKGGTLYTRHSAFCLEPSHFPNAVNIPSFPSTALAPGQWYAGRIVYRFGIA; encoded by the coding sequence ATGACGCCTTATGCCGACCTCCGGCGCGAGGATTTCCGCGCCACCATCGACGGCACGCCGACCGACCTGTTCACCCTGCGGAATCACCGGGGCATGGTCGTCCGCATCACCAATTACGGCTGCAAGATCGTCCAGATCCTGGCACCCGACCACGACGGCGCCCTCGGCGACGTGGTGCAGGGCTATGAGACGCTGGAGCAGACGATGGCCGGCCAGCCCTCCATGGGCTCCTTCATCGGGCGCTATTGCGGGCGCATTGGCGGCGGACGCTTCACGCTGGACGGGGTGGAGCACCGCACCGCCGTCAACGCGCCGCCCAACACGCTGCACGGCGGCCAGCGCGGCTCGCGCTTCCGCACCTTCAACGCGCGTCAACTGGACGAAACGAGCCTGGAGTTGACCCACGTCCTCCAGGACGGGGAGGAGGGCTTCCCCGGCACCCTGCCCGTCCGGCTGGTCTATGCGTTGGACGAGGACAACGCCCTGACCATCGCCTGGACCGCCGTGGCGGCGGACAAGGCGACCGTGGCGAACTTCACCGACCACAGCTTCTTCAACCTGTCGGGCGACGCCGGGTCCTCCATCCTCGACCATGTGGCGACGGTCAACGGCGGCCGCTATCTGGCGCTCGACGCCACCGCCGTCCCCACCGGGGAACTCGTAAACGTGACCGGCACACCCCTCGACTTCCGCAGCCCCACCGCCTTCGGCGCGCGGATCGGCGCCGACCACCCGATGCTGGCGCTCGGCAAGGGCTACGATCTGCATTACGCGGTGGACAAGCCGGAGGGCGCGCTGGGGCTGCACGCCCGCGTCGTCCATCCGGGCAGCGGCCGGGTGCTGGAGGTTCTCTCCACCGAACCCGGCGTGCAGGTCTACACCGGCAATTTCCTCGACGGCCAGACGCCGCGCGACTTGGGCAAGGGCGGCACGCTCTACACCCGGCACAGCGCCTTCTGCCTGGAGCCGTCGCACTTTCCCAACGCCGTCAACATCCCGTCCTTCCCCTCCACCGCGCTGGCCCCCGGCCAGTGGTATGCGGGCCGCATCGTCTACCGCTTCGGCATCGCCTGA
- a CDS encoding methionine ABC transporter permease, which yields MLSPEIYALLFKALLDTLYMVAVSGLLGTALGLPLGVLLAVTGRGELLQNLAFNRIVGVLVNMTRSTPFIILVVAIIPFTRLIAGTSIGTAAAIVPLTVAAVPFIARIVEGAVREVDRGLIEAAQSMGATPFQIIRKVLLPEAMPAIALGLTLSVVSLIGYSAMVGAVGGGGLGDLGIRYGYQRFLPEVMLAVVIVLIVLVQIVQSTGDWIARRVNKRNLKS from the coding sequence ATGCTATCCCCGGAAATCTACGCGCTGCTGTTTAAGGCGCTTCTCGACACGCTCTACATGGTGGCGGTGTCGGGCCTTCTGGGCACGGCGCTGGGCCTTCCGCTGGGCGTGCTCCTGGCCGTCACCGGCCGGGGCGAGCTTCTGCAGAATCTCGCCTTCAACCGGATCGTCGGCGTGCTGGTGAACATGACGCGCTCCACCCCCTTCATCATCCTGGTGGTGGCGATCATCCCCTTCACCCGGCTGATCGCCGGCACCTCCATCGGCACCGCCGCGGCCATCGTGCCGCTGACGGTCGCCGCCGTGCCCTTCATCGCCCGCATCGTCGAGGGCGCCGTGCGCGAGGTGGACCGCGGCCTGATCGAGGCGGCGCAGTCCATGGGCGCCACGCCCTTCCAGATCATCCGCAAGGTCCTGCTGCCGGAGGCGATGCCGGCCATCGCGCTGGGCCTCACCCTGTCGGTGGTCAGCCTGATCGGCTATTCGGCCATGGTGGGTGCGGTCGGCGGCGGGGGGCTGGGCGACCTCGGCATCCGCTACGGCTACCAGCGCTTCCTGCCGGAGGTCATGCTGGCCGTGGTGATCGTGCTGATCGTTCTGGTGCAGATCGTTCAATCGACGGGCGACTGGATCGCCCGCCGCGTCAACAAACGCAACCTGAAGTCCTGA
- a CDS encoding ABC transporter permease yields the protein MTSAAALGIALGLGLPAAYLMARRRFPGKLLLDTLLDVPLVMPPLVAGLGLLFLLGRNGPFPALGMELLFSPAGVVLALAFVSTAVVVRTATAAFRSVDRSYAVAAQSLGAAPWAVFWRVELPLASRGIAAGAVLAWARALGEFGATLMVAGATRMKTETLPMAVFLNIATGETGIAVACAVLLLAAALLMLVALRRLGARRDNRVRKGRLSRGSADGCGPA from the coding sequence TTGACCTCCGCCGCCGCGCTGGGGATCGCGCTGGGTCTCGGCCTGCCCGCGGCCTACCTGATGGCGCGGCGGCGCTTTCCGGGAAAGCTCCTGCTCGACACGCTGCTCGACGTGCCGCTGGTCATGCCGCCGCTGGTCGCCGGGCTGGGGCTGCTGTTCCTGCTCGGGCGGAACGGGCCGTTTCCCGCGCTGGGGATGGAACTGCTCTTTTCCCCAGCCGGCGTGGTGCTGGCCTTGGCCTTCGTGTCCACCGCCGTGGTGGTGCGCACCGCCACGGCGGCCTTCCGATCCGTCGACCGGAGCTACGCCGTCGCGGCGCAGTCGCTGGGCGCCGCCCCCTGGGCGGTGTTCTGGCGGGTGGAGCTGCCGCTGGCCTCCAGGGGCATCGCGGCGGGGGCCGTGCTGGCCTGGGCGCGGGCGCTGGGCGAGTTCGGTGCCACGCTAATGGTCGCCGGAGCCACCCGCATGAAGACCGAGACGCTGCCCATGGCCGTTTTCCTCAACATCGCCACCGGGGAGACGGGCATTGCCGTGGCCTGCGCCGTCCTGCTGCTGGCGGCGGCGCTGCTGATGCTGGTGGCGCTGCGGCGGCTCGGCGCGCGGCGGGACAACCGAGTGCGAAAGGGCCGGCTCAGCCGCGGGTCCGCAGACGGTTGCGGACCCGCTTGA
- a CDS encoding methionine ABC transporter ATP-binding protein — protein sequence MITFEQLQKTYPSRGTGQPVQALADIDLTIGRGEIYGIIGRSGAGKSTLLRTVNLLEKPTSGRVLVDGVDVTALSPRELREARHSIGMIFQHFNLLSSRTVFDNVALPLELAGVAKAQIRETVEPLLDLVGLTDKRDRYPAELSGGQKQRVGIARALASKPKVLLSDEATSALDPETTTQILHLLADINKRLGLTIVLITHEIAVIKEICHKVAVMENGRIIEQGPVFDIFAHPRHETTKTFVDPVINRGIPDSLRARLSATPVPGSNMVLRITFTGERATSPVISAISRKLNLDLNIWHGQIDEIQGAPFGTLVVEAIGNPQSIEAAISLLNVNKLGVEVLGHAIPGNLRAAV from the coding sequence ATGATAACCTTCGAACAGCTTCAGAAAACCTATCCGTCCCGCGGCACCGGCCAGCCGGTCCAGGCGCTCGCCGACATCGACCTGACCATCGGGCGCGGCGAGATCTACGGCATCATCGGCCGCTCGGGCGCCGGCAAATCCACGCTGCTGCGCACCGTGAACCTGCTGGAGAAGCCGACCTCCGGCCGCGTTCTGGTCGACGGGGTGGACGTCACCGCCCTGTCGCCGCGCGAACTGCGCGAGGCCCGGCACAGCATCGGCATGATCTTCCAGCACTTCAACCTGCTGTCCTCGCGCACGGTGTTCGACAACGTCGCCCTGCCGCTGGAGCTGGCCGGGGTGGCGAAGGCGCAGATCCGCGAGACGGTGGAGCCGCTGCTCGACCTCGTCGGCCTCACCGACAAGCGCGACCGCTACCCGGCGGAACTGTCGGGCGGGCAGAAGCAGCGCGTCGGCATCGCCCGCGCGCTGGCCAGCAAGCCCAAGGTGCTGCTGTCGGACGAGGCGACCTCCGCGCTGGACCCGGAGACGACGACCCAGATCCTCCACCTGCTGGCCGACATCAACAAGCGGCTGGGGCTGACCATCGTCCTGATCACCCACGAGATCGCCGTCATCAAGGAGATCTGCCACAAGGTGGCGGTGATGGAGAACGGGCGGATCATCGAGCAGGGGCCGGTCTTCGACATCTTCGCGCACCCCAGGCACGAGACGACGAAGACCTTCGTCGACCCGGTGATCAACCGCGGCATCCCGGACTCCTTGCGCGCCCGCCTGTCGGCGACGCCGGTTCCGGGGTCGAACATGGTGCTGCGCATCACCTTCACCGGCGAGCGCGCGACCTCCCCGGTGATCAGCGCGATCAGCCGCAAGCTGAACCTGGACCTGAACATCTGGCACGGCCAGATCGACGAGATCCAGGGCGCGCCCTTCGGAACGCTGGTGGTGGAGGCCATCGGCAACCCGCAGTCCATCGAGGCGGCCATCAGCCTCCTGAACGTCAACAAGCTCGGTGTCGAGGTGCTCGGTCATGCTATCCCCGGAAATCTACGCGCTGCTGTTTAA
- a CDS encoding MetQ/NlpA family ABC transporter substrate-binding protein, which produces MFRNRVLGAAFGLVAGIATLATAVGASAEALKIGVTPGPHGQILEKVKPLAAKEGLDLTVLEFSDYVIPNQALAQGDLNANSFQHQPYLDNQVKDRGYELVSVAKTVIFPMGVYSKKVKSLDELPDGAKVSIPNDPTNGGRALLLLQAKGLLKVKESAGLKASPLDIAENPKKLQILELDAAQLPRSLDDVTVAVINTNFAMESGLDPNKDAIAREASESPYANVIAVRKADQDKPWVATLVKVYQSDEVKQFILDRFKGAVVPAW; this is translated from the coding sequence ATGTTCCGTAACCGTGTGCTCGGCGCGGCCTTTGGTCTGGTGGCCGGCATCGCGACCCTGGCGACCGCCGTCGGCGCGTCCGCCGAAGCCCTGAAGATCGGCGTCACCCCCGGCCCGCACGGCCAGATCCTGGAGAAGGTCAAGCCGCTGGCCGCCAAGGAAGGCCTCGACCTGACGGTTCTGGAGTTCTCCGACTACGTCATCCCGAACCAGGCGCTGGCCCAGGGCGACCTGAACGCCAACTCCTTCCAGCACCAGCCCTACCTGGACAACCAGGTGAAGGACCGCGGCTACGAGCTGGTCAGCGTCGCCAAGACGGTGATCTTCCCGATGGGCGTCTACTCGAAGAAGGTGAAGAGCCTGGACGAGCTGCCCGACGGCGCCAAGGTCTCCATCCCCAACGACCCGACCAACGGCGGCCGCGCCCTGCTGCTGCTCCAGGCCAAGGGGCTGCTGAAGGTGAAAGAGAGCGCCGGCCTGAAAGCCTCGCCGCTCGACATCGCCGAGAACCCGAAGAAGCTGCAGATCCTGGAGCTGGACGCCGCCCAGCTTCCGCGCTCGCTGGACGACGTGACCGTGGCGGTCATCAACACCAACTTCGCCATGGAATCCGGCCTGGACCCGAACAAGGACGCCATCGCCCGCGAGGCCAGCGAGAGCCCCTACGCCAACGTCATCGCCGTCCGCAAGGCCGACCAGGACAAGCCGTGGGTCGCCACTCTGGTGAAGGTGTACCAGAGCGACGAGGTGAAGCAGTTCATCCTCGACCGCTTCAAGGGCGCGGTGGTCCCGGCCTGGTAA
- the modA gene encoding molybdate ABC transporter substrate-binding protein, with protein sequence MRLKALVLAFGLLALQTTAAAAQDLHAYVGAGLRPPVDALIEDFRKATGITVTAEYGGSGQLLARFAETRTGDLFIPGTTFYTDKLKELDAVADLKVLVVHGPVLAVAPGKAEAIRSFADLAKPGVRVGLGDPQAMALGRTAEDILDRSGQGEAIRRNVTVRAATVKQLALYVLDGNVDAAIIGVSEAAQNPGKLSVIAIPSDWYEAEYAPVAVLKTSAAPDAAKRFADFLASDAGLATFRRFGFPPAPKM encoded by the coding sequence ATGCGTTTGAAAGCCCTCGTCCTCGCCTTCGGGCTGCTGGCCCTCCAGACCACCGCGGCGGCGGCCCAGGATCTCCACGCCTATGTCGGTGCCGGCCTCCGCCCGCCGGTGGACGCGCTGATCGAGGACTTCCGCAAGGCGACCGGGATCACCGTGACGGCCGAATATGGCGGGTCTGGCCAGTTGCTCGCCCGCTTCGCCGAGACGAGGACCGGCGACCTGTTCATCCCCGGCACGACCTTCTACACCGACAAGCTGAAGGAGCTGGACGCCGTCGCCGACCTCAAGGTGCTGGTGGTGCACGGCCCGGTTTTGGCGGTGGCGCCGGGCAAGGCCGAGGCGATCCGCAGTTTTGCCGACCTCGCCAAGCCGGGCGTCCGCGTCGGGCTGGGCGACCCGCAGGCGATGGCGCTGGGCCGCACGGCGGAAGACATCCTGGACAGGTCCGGCCAGGGCGAGGCGATCCGCCGCAACGTCACCGTCCGCGCCGCGACCGTGAAGCAGCTCGCCCTCTATGTGCTGGACGGCAACGTGGACGCCGCGATCATCGGCGTGTCGGAGGCCGCGCAGAACCCCGGCAAGCTGTCCGTCATCGCCATCCCATCGGACTGGTACGAGGCCGAATACGCCCCCGTCGCCGTGCTGAAGACCAGCGCCGCGCCGGACGCCGCCAAGCGCTTCGCCGATTTCCTGGCCTCGGACGCCGGCCTCGCCACCTTCCGGCGCTTCGGCTTCCCGCCCGCCCCGAAGATGTGA
- the coxB gene encoding cytochrome c oxidase subunit II: MGLLAACERGPQSALHPAGRNAEAILDLTLILVAGGGVIFLFVMALAGYAVIARPERFPGSRAWIIGGGLVFPIVTLTALQVYEFAVARQLSDTGGVEPLRVEVTGYMWWWEVRYPDVTVGGAGEGGEVLRTANRLVIPAGRPVEVVVTAADVIHSFWVPSLGGKMDMIPGHENRLILVGERPGTYRGQCAEYCGAQHALMAFDVVVEPPDRFEEWLATERRPAAEPGGPQQAAGRNAFLRAGCGSCHTVRGTPANGAAGPDLTHVGGRGALAAGTLPNTPEALAGWIAGAQHIKPENRMPSFPILGGDDLHAIAVWLESLK, translated from the coding sequence ATGGGGCTCTTGGCGGCCTGCGAGCGGGGGCCGCAGTCCGCGCTGCATCCCGCCGGGCGCAACGCCGAGGCCATCCTGGACCTGACGCTGATTCTGGTCGCCGGGGGCGGGGTCATCTTCCTTTTCGTCATGGCGCTGGCGGGGTACGCCGTCATCGCCCGGCCGGAACGCTTCCCCGGAAGCCGCGCCTGGATCATCGGCGGCGGCCTCGTCTTCCCCATCGTCACGCTGACCGCGCTTCAGGTCTACGAGTTCGCCGTGGCCCGGCAGCTGTCGGACACCGGCGGTGTGGAGCCGCTGCGCGTCGAAGTCACCGGCTACATGTGGTGGTGGGAGGTCCGCTATCCCGACGTGACGGTGGGGGGCGCCGGGGAGGGGGGTGAGGTCCTGCGCACCGCCAACCGCCTCGTCATTCCCGCCGGGCGCCCGGTGGAGGTGGTGGTGACCGCGGCGGACGTTATCCACAGCTTCTGGGTGCCCAGCCTGGGCGGCAAGATGGACATGATTCCCGGCCACGAGAACCGGCTGATCCTGGTCGGGGAGCGGCCCGGCACCTACCGCGGCCAGTGCGCCGAATATTGCGGCGCCCAGCACGCGCTGATGGCCTTCGACGTGGTGGTGGAGCCTCCCGACCGCTTCGAGGAGTGGCTGGCCACCGAGCGCCGCCCCGCCGCCGAGCCCGGCGGGCCGCAGCAGGCGGCGGGGCGCAACGCCTTCCTGCGCGCCGGCTGCGGGTCCTGCCACACGGTGCGCGGGACGCCGGCCAACGGGGCGGCGGGGCCGGACCTGACCCATGTCGGCGGGCGCGGCGCGCTGGCCGCCGGAACTCTGCCCAACACGCCCGAGGCGCTGGCCGGCTGGATCGCCGGGGCGCAACACATCAAGCCGGAGAACCGCATGCCGTCCTTCCCGATCCTGGGCGGCGACGATCTGCACGCCATCGCCGTCTGGCTGGAGAGCCTGAAATGA
- a CDS encoding polysaccharide pyruvyl transferase family protein, with product MDTWCYDGGAGGRAAAGSGGGSAGGAAGAADLWLDPDLAALEALSLRVRDLVLPHLGSGPAVYADIPVHLNVGDLLINQGAEALFADGGVEIRERVTLGNARRLLRRQRDGQAAILLHGGGNFGDLYPHHETFRQKVLESFPSSRIVLLPQTVYYRDHDRLRHDMKRWAAHRDLVFMARDAPSLDLVRPFLGERAIQVPDLAHYLTRYPTRLTPVRPAHDTTLLVMARRDQECAGRHWLRQDSPVFDWEDLCGPEDFAGFALAARLIRLDDAVPLPADPLRGWYPIRDRLVRKAVAHFGAANAVVTNRLHGMLLALMMGLPVQVRDNSYGKLTNYIDSWLADWKR from the coding sequence ATGGATACGTGGTGTTATGACGGCGGTGCCGGGGGGCGCGCGGCCGCCGGATCTGGTGGTGGGTCCGCCGGCGGTGCCGCCGGTGCGGCGGACCTCTGGCTGGACCCGGACCTTGCGGCCCTGGAGGCGCTGTCGCTGCGGGTGCGGGACCTGGTGCTTCCGCATCTGGGCAGTGGACCGGCCGTCTATGCGGACATCCCGGTCCACCTGAACGTCGGGGACCTGCTGATCAACCAGGGGGCGGAGGCGCTGTTCGCCGACGGTGGCGTGGAGATCCGCGAGCGGGTGACGCTGGGCAACGCCCGGCGCCTGCTGCGCCGCCAGCGCGACGGGCAGGCGGCGATCCTACTGCACGGCGGGGGCAATTTCGGCGACCTCTACCCCCATCACGAGACGTTCCGGCAGAAGGTGCTGGAGAGCTTTCCGTCCAGCCGCATCGTGCTGCTGCCGCAGACCGTCTACTACCGCGACCACGACCGGCTGCGCCACGACATGAAGCGCTGGGCGGCCCACCGCGATCTGGTCTTCATGGCGCGCGACGCGCCGTCGCTCGATCTGGTGCGGCCCTTTCTGGGGGAGCGGGCGATCCAGGTGCCCGACCTCGCCCATTACCTGACGCGCTATCCGACGCGGCTGACCCCGGTCCGCCCGGCCCACGACACGACCCTGCTCGTGATGGCCCGGCGCGACCAGGAATGCGCGGGGCGCCATTGGCTGCGCCAGGACTCGCCGGTCTTCGATTGGGAGGACCTGTGCGGGCCGGAGGATTTCGCCGGCTTCGCCCTGGCCGCCCGGCTGATCCGGCTGGACGACGCGGTGCCGCTGCCCGCCGATCCGCTGCGCGGCTGGTATCCCATCCGCGACCGGCTGGTCCGCAAGGCCGTGGCCCATTTCGGCGCGGCCAACGCCGTGGTCACCAACCGCCTGCACGGGATGCTGCTGGCCCTGATGATGGGACTGCCGGTGCAGGTGCGCGACAACTCCTACGGCAAGCTGACCAACTACATCGACAGCTGGCTCGCCGATTGGAAACGCTGA
- a CDS encoding c-type cytochrome, giving the protein MRRVLTIIGLVLGAQAVGGFLFAWSGLYNIAASKEHWPPVTWFFGMAMRSSIETHAAFVGEPPNLDDPALIRRGAGHYEDGCAPCHGAPDVGRNPISRHMLPAPPFLPGHAGDWTDKQLYWITYNGIKYAGMPAWPAQARDDEPWAVAAFLRRLDGMSAEEYRRLAFGETAPDGDRSALGDLAMLDGSTREVLDNCARCHGYDGAGGGPGDSAAAFPRLSGQNAEYLFHTLKAYADGGRHSGIMQPVAAGLDESILRSLADHYAGQTAPYPPPPADADPALLALGARLAESGDRDTGVPACSGCHGEDRDPRYPRLDGQHASYIADQLRLWQRDAHGDTPLSRIMGAAARNLTEEQIHALSLHYAQSRPRETASEDGRR; this is encoded by the coding sequence ATGCGCAGAGTTCTGACGATCATCGGGCTGGTTCTGGGCGCCCAAGCGGTGGGGGGCTTCCTGTTCGCCTGGTCGGGGCTCTACAACATCGCCGCCAGCAAGGAGCACTGGCCGCCGGTCACTTGGTTCTTCGGCATGGCGATGCGCAGCTCCATCGAGACGCACGCCGCCTTCGTCGGCGAGCCGCCCAACCTCGACGACCCGGCGCTGATCCGGCGCGGAGCCGGCCATTACGAGGACGGCTGCGCACCCTGCCACGGCGCGCCGGACGTCGGTCGCAACCCGATCTCGCGCCACATGCTGCCCGCCCCGCCCTTCCTGCCGGGCCATGCCGGGGACTGGACGGACAAGCAGCTCTACTGGATCACCTACAACGGCATCAAATACGCGGGTATGCCCGCCTGGCCGGCGCAGGCGCGCGACGACGAGCCCTGGGCGGTGGCCGCCTTCCTGCGCCGGCTGGACGGCATGAGCGCCGAGGAATACCGGCGCCTCGCCTTCGGGGAGACGGCGCCGGACGGCGACCGCTCGGCGCTGGGCGATCTGGCGATGCTGGACGGTTCCACCCGCGAGGTGCTGGACAATTGCGCCCGCTGCCATGGCTATGACGGCGCCGGGGGCGGCCCCGGAGACAGCGCCGCCGCCTTCCCCCGCCTGTCCGGCCAGAACGCCGAGTATCTCTTCCACACGCTGAAGGCCTACGCCGATGGCGGACGGCACAGCGGCATCATGCAGCCGGTGGCCGCCGGACTGGACGAGTCGATTCTCCGCAGCCTCGCCGACCATTATGCGGGTCAGACGGCGCCCTACCCGCCCCCGCCCGCCGACGCCGATCCGGCCCTGCTGGCGCTGGGCGCCCGGCTGGCCGAGTCCGGCGACCGCGACACCGGGGTGCCGGCCTGCTCCGGCTGCCACGGCGAGGACCGCGACCCGCGCTATCCCCGCCTCGACGGGCAGCACGCGAGCTACATCGCCGACCAGCTCCGCCTCTGGCAAAGGGACGCTCACGGCGACACGCCGCTGTCCAGGATCATGGGCGCCGCGGCGCGCAACCTCACCGAGGAGCAGATCCACGCGCTGTCGCTGCACTACGCGCAGAGCCGTCCACGGGAGACGGCCAGCGAGGACGGCCGGCGCTGA